CTTATTTAGTTAGTAAACGGTAGGAAAcattaaaaagtaaaaataaaacactattttaaattattttatttcttatttttagTTGTATATACGGTGGAGTTTCAAAAGCGCGGCTTGCCTCATGCTCATTTGTGCTTATTTATGCATGCCGACCACAAACTTCCAACCGTTGATTATATCGATCCATTCATTTCTGCCGAAATACCTGACAAAGACAAAGAACCAGAGTTATATTTTCTTGTAAGTGAGTTCATGATTCATGGTCCTTGTGGTGTTGAAAAAATGAATTGTCCCTGCATGATTGACGGAAAGTGTTCCAAAAATTTTCCAAAAAAATTTCGTGAATCTACATGCATAGATGGTGATGGTTTTCCCGTTTACAGAAGACGTAACAACGGTGTTTTTATTGAGAAGTCAGATGTCAAGTTAGATAACCGCAGTGTTGTGCCATAcaataaaattcttttacaaaGATATCAAGCACACATCAATGTTGAGTGGTGCAATCAGGCCGGATCAataaaatatttgtttaaatatataaataaaggtCATGATAGGGCATCAATTTGTTTTGTACCAAGTAAAGAAGCAAATGATCAAGAAAAGACGGTTGATGAAATCAAAGACTACTATAGTTGTCGATACATATCTGCTTGTGAAGCGTCTTGGCGGATATTTTCTTATGATATACATTATAGGAATCCTTCTGTCATTAGGCTTCCTTTTCATCTTCCCGGACAACAACATGTTATCTATGAAGAATTTGAAGAAATAGAAGATGTGTTAGATAAACCGTCAGTGAATGCTTCCATGTTTTTACAGTGGTTTGTTTGTAATGAAAAATACCCTGCCGCACGTCAACTTACTTATGTCGAATTCCCAACAAAATTTGTATGGAAGATCAACAAACGTAAGTGGAAACCAAGGAAAAGAGGTTTTTCAATTGGCAGAATTCATTCGGTTTCTCCTTCAGTCGGTGAAGCTTATTATTTGAGGATTTTGTTGAACAAGGTGAAAGGTCCAAGAAATTTTGAGGATATCAGAACCGTAAATGATGTTGAGTATCCTACTTTTAGAGATGCATGTTATGCATATGGCCTTTTGGATGATGACAATGAATATGTTGAAGCAATTATAGAAGCAAGTTTCACCGGATCGGGTTATTATTTAAGAAGTTTGTTCTGTACAATGTTAATGTCCGAGAGTATGTCTAGACCGGAATTTGTGTGGGAAAAAACTTTCACCTACTTATCAGATGACATTCTCTACAAGCAACGTCGTAATTTAAAACATCCAGGTATTTTCCATTATAATAGAATTTATCAAAATGTTTAACTTAATGTAATATAAAATTTTGACTTTACTTTCATTATTTGACAGGTTTGGTACTTAACGAAGATCAAATTAAGAACCTAACATTGTTTGAGATCCAAAAGTTTTTACTTCGAAATAATTCCACTCTTAAAAGGTATTCCAGTATGCCTTTTCCTAATAATGATTGTATATCTTCCGCAAACAATCTTTTACTTAGTGAAGAGTTGGCTTATGACACGGAGATATTAGCTGAAGAGTTTCGTAAACTTTTCTCTTCATTAACTCAAGAACAACGGGTTATATATGAAGAAATCATCACAGCGGTGGATAACAACAAAGGAGGGGTTTTTTTTGTTTATGGTTACGGTGGAACAGgaaaaacatatctttggaagaCTTTATGTTCATCTATAAGATCAGAAGGGAAAATTGTTTTAAGTGTTGCTTCCAGTGGAATTGCATCTCTTTTGCTATCAGGAGGGAGGACTGCTCACTCTCGGTTCCACATTCCTATCAATTTAGATGAGGATTCTTTTTGTTTCATTAAGCCAGATAGCGATCTTGCACGTTTATTACAAGAAACCTCACTTATTATTTGGGACGAAGCACCAATGGTACATAAACATGGATTTGAAGCTTTGGACAGATCGTTAAAAGACCTTTTTAGATCTGTATCTGGAGCATCATCAGAATTGCCATTTGGTGGGAAAGTTATAGTTTTTGGAGGAGACTTCCGACAAATTCTACCTGTGGTGCCAGGAGGAAGCAGACAACAAATTGTAAATGCTTCTTTAAGTTCTTCTTATATTTGGAGAACTTGCAAAGtcctaaaattgaccaaaaattTGAGGTTGAGTACCTCAAATGATCCATCTGAAATACAAGAAACTACCAAGTTTGCAAACTGGCTTTTGGATATAGGTGAAGGTAATGTCGGTGGTGTGAATGACGGCAATGCAATTTTACAAATACCCGAAGATCTTCTCATCAAACATTCGTCTGATCCCATTGCAGAGTTAATCGAGTTTGTATATCCTTCTCTTCTATATAATTTCAATGAAGCAAATTACTTCCATCAAAGAGCCATTCTAGCTCCAACAAATGACGTTGTTCAAGAAATTAACGATCGTATGCTGTCACTTTTTCCGGGAGTTGAGAAGGAATATTTAAGCTCCGATAGTATATGTCCAACAGAAATGCTTAATGAGAATTTAGATGATGCATTAGTCTCACCGGATATTCTTAATGGAATTAAAGCTTCTGGTTTGCCGAATCATAGGTTAGTATTCAAGGTAGGTGTTCCGGTCATGCTTCTTAGAAATATTGACCAAAAAAGTGGTTTGTGTAACGGAACAAGATTAAAGGTGGTCTCTTTGGGTAAACGTGTTATACAGGTAGAGATTATCTCTGGAAGTCACATTGGCGATCGTCATTATATTCCTAGAATTACGTTGATACCTACAGACAAAAAACTTCACATTAAGTTACAAAGAAGACAATTTCCACTTGCGGTATCTTTTGCAATGACCATAAACAAAAGTCAAGGACAATCACTCTCTAGAGTTGGtttgtttttgaaaaatccaGTTTTCACACATGGTCAATTGTATGTTGCATTATCAAGAGTTACCCGCCGAGATGGCCTTAAAATTGTTATTCTAGATAGTGATGGAAATCTTTCTGATACAACGTCAAATGTCGTATACAAAGAAGTTTTTAGAAATTTGTAATGTAAATGTAAATATGATGTGTTTAGTAACTGTGAAGTGTACGTGTATGTCGCTTTATGTTTAGTTTAAGTCAAAAACGTTAGTATACTGTATgcatattattattgttattttcaTTTATTGCCATTTTTTGAAATGTAATACAATGATAAGTTTAGTAGTCT
Above is a window of Helianthus annuus cultivar XRQ/B chromosome 14, HanXRQr2.0-SUNRISE, whole genome shotgun sequence DNA encoding:
- the LOC110907330 gene encoding uncharacterized protein LOC110907330, whose protein sequence is MRKEEIDKRNSHQKCKGLQNVQVSSDQSPTNINVYYGKEVVNSYQSIPNTHTTDTASNIYYTPLLSDVTNASLADNDYTRSKFNRCIRKEYLDRRKKGLNFTSPNNPISTTQTCLTYCQSTSSSDMQFSFNNSPINRTVPYVKEVVIPYQSNPNQHTIVHSSNIYFTPMLSDITNASITTHDYSSPKFCRSIRKQYRDRQKQAIKSPSVKFPRSTTQASIKLPQSTYTSKKNIQLSSLNNSLEKLPFSGEFITNIFCGISKDYLDHGDQSHICETCHAKLWKDEVLRSYQRKTKSSFSLCCGYSKVKLPDFKPPPSDYKSLYTSSDSKSIHFLKNIRRYNSMFSFTSMGGKVDNSINNGNSPYVFRLSGENYHSIGSLLPTNGSKPKFSQLYIYDTENEVANRQFVLGESRKHSSSSSEILDFEIISELKAMLDSHNQLVKSYRMARDCFQRNPCENLKIRLIAKRNKDGRTYNLPTASEVAALIVGDIDTLFEPRDIIVKSKQGYLERISELHPSYLALQYPLLFVYGDDGYRIDILHRDVSTSSSSDVSTSSTSKRHTCTMREYFCYRIQDRSNTFSLVLNSRRLFQQFLVDAYTMIESERLLYIRTQQKKLRCETFENLCSVKEQGKSDVSKIGQRVILPSSFTGSARYMFQNYLDAMSLCKWYGYPDFFITITCNPKWPEVKRFHKDTNLNPEDRPDILCRLFKIKLDSIIKDLRDNAILGKLQAVVYTVEFQKRGLPHAHLCLFMHADHKLPTVDYIDPFISAEIPDKDKEPELYFLVSEFMIHGPCGVEKMNCPCMIDGKCSKNFPKKFRESTCIDGDGFPVYRRRNNGVFIEKSDVKLDNRSVVPYNKILLQRYQAHINVEWCNQAGSIKYLFKYINKGHDRASICFVPSKEANDQEKTVDEIKDYYSCRYISACEASWRIFSYDIHYRNPSVIRLPFHLPGQQHVIYEEFEEIEDVLDKPSVNASMFLQWFVCNEKYPAARQLTYVEFPTKFVWKINKRKWKPRKRGFSIGRIHSVSPSVGEAYYLRILLNKVKGPRNFEDIRTVNDVEYPTFRDACYAYGLLDDDNEYVEAIIEASFTGSGYYLRSLFCTMLMSESMSRPEFVWEKTFTYLSDDILYKQRRNLKHPGLVLNEDQIKNLTLFEIQKFLLRNNSTLKRYSSMPFPNNDCISSANNLLLSEELAYDTEILAEEFRKLFSSLTQEQRVIYEEIITAVDNNKGGVFFVYGYGGTGKTYLWKTLCSSIRSEGKIVLSVASSGIASLLLSGGRTAHSRFHIPINLDEDSFCFIKPDSDLARLLQETSLIIWDEAPMVHKHGFEALDRSLKDLFRSVSGASSELPFGGKVIVFGGDFRQILPVVPGGSRQQIVNASLSSSYIWRTCKVLKLTKNLRLSTSNDPSEIQETTKFANWLLDIGEGNVGGVNDGNAILQIPEDLLIKHSSDPIAELIEFVYPSLLYNFNEANYFHQRAILAPTNDVVQEINDRMLSLFPGVEKEYLSSDSICPTEMLNENLDDALVSPDILNGIKASGLPNHRLVFKVGVPVMLLRNIDQKSGLCNGTRLKVVSLGKRVIQVEIISGSHIGDRHYIPRITLIPTDKKLHIKLQRRQFPLAVSFAMTINKSQGQSLSRVGLFLKNPVFTHGQLYVALSRVTRRDGLKIVILDSDGNLSDTTSNVVYKEVFRNL